DNA sequence from the Cercospora beticola chromosome 8, complete sequence genome:
GCGGAAGAGCGTTCTCTCCCTCTGTactcctccaccacttcaGAAAGATTTCATCTTTCGCTTTaatctcctcttcactcCGACTCGTCAATTTCACAACATAGCTACCAAAAATCAGTGCTTCGCACAAACGAAAGTAGAACAAATTCACACTCACGGTCTAATCATAACAATATCCCCCTTCTTCGCGCCCGTAGCAGCGAGTAATTTGTCGACTTTCTCCAATGCGAGCTGGATTTGCTCTGCGAAAGATAATTTTGCATTTGCGGTTTGGTCTTTGCCTGTTCCGGTCTGGCCAGCGAAGGAGATGAGGCGTTTGGTGGAGGAGATTGGGACTATGCTGACTTGGGAGTAGGTTTCTGCTAAGGAGGGGTTGTCTGGTGGGTTGGAGATTTGGACTTGAGAGGTCATTATGGCGAAGTTTTCTTCGGGACAGGgtttctttcttcttgttctgtGTTTGTTGGATAATCAGAGGGGTGGGCGATTGTCTGGAAAGTAGGAATAATGGAT
Encoded proteins:
- a CDS encoding uncharacterized protein (antiSMASH:Cluster_6); translation: MTSQVQISNPPDNPSLAETYSQVSIVPISSTKRLISFAGQTGTGKDQTANAKLSFAEQIQLALEKVDKLLAATGAKKGDIVMIRPYVVKLTSRSEEEIKAKDEIFLKWWRSTEGENALPPPDSLLGVDSLWSKETLFEIEVQCVSDI